A genomic region of Dreissena polymorpha isolate Duluth1 chromosome 4, UMN_Dpol_1.0, whole genome shotgun sequence contains the following coding sequences:
- the LOC127879094 gene encoding beta-1,3-galactosyltransferase 1-like — protein MAKTRRNFRTARDSALGFFCLLTAFTSGCLLLNISMITSIKSSVDTGDELRDVTVAPVAAPRKSYVGMLRLMVYSDDSADPEYVSNNYSQPKLVVWAGKKTICSKNTDLFVYVPSKKENFIRRRLIRQTWGSLKIVNNISITVVFILGKPLDINDQVMINNEQLVHEDIIQVDVHEHLRNLSVKAVAAMSWIHERCKHIRYVMKVDDDIFVNVFELTRTILPQLRPDSFAIACHVVPEGRSPIVRSEKSRWYIPENLLPGRKYFPTFCSGYTVVMTAKTAQELFKNSLKQPILPVDDVYNFGILAENLNVTFMDVKGKMSLNEASAMKSYESGDVQTFAIDVKSSAKMELFWSLALQNEMKNAS, from the coding sequence ATGGCAAAGACTCGACGTAACTTCCGGACCGCTAGAGATAGTGCGCTCGGCTTCTTCTGTCTCCTCACCGCTTTCACTTCCGGATGCCTGCTTCTCAACATCAGCATGATCACATCGATCAAATCGAGCGTTGACACCGGCGATGAGCTACGTGACGTCACGGTTGCACCAGTAGCAGCACCGAGAAAGAGTTACGTTGGAATGTTGAGGCTCATGGTCTATAGTGACGATTCGGCGGATCCTGaatatgtttcaaataattattcCCAACCCAAACTTGTAGTTTGGGCTGGTAAGAAAACAATCTGTTCTAAGAATACCGACTTGTTTGTATATGTTCCGAGCAAAAAGGAAAATTTTATAAGACGGCGATTGATTCGCCAAACATGGGGTTCTTTAAAAATCGTCAATAATATATCCATCACAGTCGTGTTTATTTTAGGTAAACCCCTCGATATTAATGACCAGGTTATGATTAATAATGAACAGCTTGTTCACGAAGATATTATTCAAGTTGATGTTCACGAACACTTACGAAATTTATCGGTGAAAGCGGTCGCCGCAATGTCTTGGATACATGAGCGCTGCAAACACATTCGTTACGTCATGAAGGTTGATGACGACATCTTTGTGAACGTCTTTGAACTGACAAGAACTATTTTGCCCCAGCTCCGCCCGGACTCGTTTGCAATTGCTTGCCATGTGGTGCCGGAGGGAAGAAGTCCAATAGTTCGCTCGGAAAAGAGTCGTTGGTATATCCCAGAAAACCTGCTTCCTGGACGGAAATATTTCCCGACATTTTGTTCTGGTTATACGGTGGTGATGACTGCTAAAACTGCTCAAGAATTGTTTAAAAATTCTCTTAAACAGCCCATCTTGCCCGTAGACGACGTGTACAATTTCGGTATCCTTGCCGAAAACTTGAATGTTACGTTCATGGACGTAAAGGGGAAAATGTCGTTGAATGAAGCGTCTGCAATGAAGTCATACGAGAGCGGCGACGTACAGACATTCGCTATTGACGTCAAGTCATCCGCTAAAATGGAACTGTTCTGGTCACTCGCTCttcaaaatgaaatgaagaatgcATCTTAA